One region of Pseudoalteromonas galatheae genomic DNA includes:
- the folX gene encoding dihydroneopterin triphosphate 2'-epimerase yields the protein MSNAIIKVTNLRLRTFIGFNPEEREKKQDVVINIEIHYPADTACLDHDNVAHALNYKTVTKAVITRVEEGHFLLLEKLVADILAECHQHQDVTYAKVTVDKPHALRFADSVSLTLDWHRN from the coding sequence ATGTCGAATGCCATTATCAAGGTGACAAATTTAAGATTACGTACCTTTATTGGTTTTAATCCCGAAGAGCGGGAGAAAAAGCAAGATGTCGTGATCAATATTGAAATTCACTACCCAGCTGATACGGCATGTTTAGATCATGATAACGTGGCCCATGCGCTTAATTACAAAACGGTAACTAAAGCGGTCATCACGCGAGTAGAAGAAGGCCACTTTTTGTTACTTGAGAAGTTAGTGGCTGACATACTCGCTGAATGTCATCAACATCAAGACGTGACCTATGCAAAAGTCACCGTAGATAAGCCACACGCTTTGCGTTTCGCTGACTCAGTGTCGCTCACACTTGATTGGCACAGGAACTAA
- a CDS encoding ATP-binding protein, giving the protein MISELSTSPLKFRFVKYSFWLLLVVIIAVAWYVDQVNYRRLIAIEKSRSTEEVNVYRTKMEGILAKNVQLVRGLGIALSDQSELSQARFEQLARPLFDSSQILRNIGAAPGMRLDYIYPLKGNEKAVGLDYQTHPTQKYGALLAKESREIVMAGPLELIQGGTGLIARVPVYTEKTQFWGLLSVVLDMDNLYQQANFTALESQYLIAIQGVDGKGREGDYFYGNPDIHALAPISFKVNVPSGEWALYAVPRIGWHPEATAVWPFRLAIIALIIIVVGAFIFINQLLSQLQRNALSLTNMGMLAEVGAWEINIKTRDIIWSDVTRNIFCVPRQFQPTWMNTTEFFKAGLHRKRLQDCVDDLIKTGHEFEEEFIIQTHDIRKLWVLVKARAIRRGKRTTHIFGSIQNIHKRKMMEIEHDKFAKNNELLAYLSSHEAILNNHLNQALSLCADACKKGAEVNRVSIWQFNDDKNFLIPVCFSHATADSLEHFPPWRKAIASEFFSEIEKGQLIAAEQAKTHPATMALTTTYLEPFEIKAMLCCPISHKNQNLGVLCAEYDVVSPAWGQSDIRLIKSIAAMLGSLFINKVHQKAKNQAIIDKDLAEQSAKMKAEFLASMSHEIRTPLNGVMGMVELVMHSQLTPTQHHQLSLAHGSAKSLLTIINDILDFSKIEAGKLTIEFVEFDLIEMLSSMLSGFVNAADTNNNRLHIDLSGMKIQSAQTDPNRLKQILNNLLSNAIKFTHDGSVTLSCHTEQAGDQTWLWCSVEDTGIGISKDKLNKVFDSFTQADLSTTRQYGGTGLGLTIAKQLSQLLGGDLQAFSKEHVGSTFSCNVLLTEAKPITVHEKSDNSTLYILTDTDEDYSKLLKPWHITCLHMQQLDMLMTQLQQPSSHLAVILDAKLLDAAPRKMQQALKTQLAQQQIVHVIAFEQQSRETLSLFSSCEQIYYPITPHAALQVFNSDYQDPDKPKYAKTDSSSGTNPLLECSILLVEDNRINQTVAMTMLERLGAKVVCQENGELALAHLQSTSKSYDVILMDCQMPVMDGYQAAQQIRQGVAGKTHQHSVIVALTANAMQGDREKCLDAGMDDYLTKPIDFEALKAKLLQIKPQQTTQTPSPTVQQS; this is encoded by the coding sequence ATGATCTCTGAACTATCAACATCACCACTTAAATTTCGCTTTGTAAAATATAGCTTCTGGCTGTTGCTAGTCGTGATCATCGCGGTGGCATGGTATGTTGATCAAGTAAACTATCGCCGCTTAATCGCGATAGAAAAGAGCCGCTCAACTGAGGAAGTAAATGTCTACCGTACCAAAATGGAAGGAATTTTGGCAAAAAATGTTCAGTTGGTCAGAGGGTTAGGTATTGCACTTTCAGATCAGTCAGAGCTATCTCAAGCTCGCTTCGAACAGCTCGCGAGACCACTTTTCGACAGCAGTCAAATTCTGCGAAACATCGGGGCGGCGCCAGGTATGCGGCTCGATTACATCTACCCTTTGAAAGGCAATGAAAAAGCCGTAGGCCTAGACTATCAAACTCATCCCACACAAAAATACGGTGCGTTACTCGCCAAAGAGAGTCGTGAAATCGTGATGGCAGGACCTCTAGAATTGATTCAGGGCGGCACAGGGTTAATTGCTAGAGTTCCTGTCTACACTGAAAAAACTCAGTTCTGGGGACTGCTCTCTGTTGTACTCGATATGGATAACCTCTATCAACAAGCGAACTTTACTGCTCTTGAAAGTCAATATCTCATTGCAATTCAAGGCGTCGATGGCAAAGGCCGAGAGGGAGATTATTTTTACGGCAATCCCGATATTCATGCGCTCGCGCCTATCTCTTTTAAGGTTAACGTCCCCTCAGGTGAGTGGGCGCTTTATGCGGTGCCTCGTATAGGCTGGCATCCAGAAGCAACCGCAGTGTGGCCTTTTCGCCTCGCCATCATCGCACTTATTATTATCGTTGTTGGCGCATTTATCTTTATAAATCAACTCCTATCGCAACTCCAGCGCAATGCGCTGTCGCTTACCAATATGGGTATGCTTGCTGAAGTTGGTGCTTGGGAAATCAACATCAAAACCCGAGATATTATTTGGTCAGACGTCACCCGTAATATTTTTTGCGTACCAAGACAGTTTCAACCTACTTGGATGAACACTACTGAATTTTTTAAAGCCGGTTTGCACAGAAAGCGTTTGCAAGACTGTGTGGATGACTTGATAAAAACAGGCCATGAGTTTGAAGAAGAATTTATCATCCAGACGCACGATATTCGTAAACTTTGGGTGTTGGTGAAAGCGCGCGCTATTCGCCGTGGCAAACGCACTACCCACATTTTTGGTTCGATTCAAAATATTCATAAACGAAAGATGATGGAGATAGAACACGATAAGTTTGCCAAAAACAATGAGCTGCTTGCTTATTTGAGCTCACATGAAGCCATTTTAAATAACCACCTAAATCAGGCCTTATCACTATGCGCAGACGCTTGTAAAAAAGGAGCTGAGGTCAATAGAGTTAGTATTTGGCAGTTTAACGATGATAAAAACTTCTTAATACCCGTGTGTTTTTCGCATGCAACCGCAGATAGTCTTGAACATTTTCCCCCTTGGCGAAAAGCGATAGCGTCTGAGTTCTTTAGTGAAATCGAAAAAGGCCAATTAATCGCAGCTGAGCAAGCAAAAACCCATCCAGCAACGATGGCTCTGACCACAACTTATCTTGAACCTTTTGAAATTAAAGCAATGCTCTGTTGTCCAATCAGCCATAAGAATCAAAACCTAGGCGTACTCTGTGCCGAGTATGACGTCGTGAGCCCTGCTTGGGGCCAAAGCGATATCCGTTTAATAAAATCTATTGCCGCGATGTTAGGTAGCTTATTTATTAATAAGGTACATCAAAAGGCAAAAAATCAAGCCATCATTGACAAAGACTTAGCAGAGCAATCTGCAAAAATGAAAGCTGAGTTTTTAGCTAGCATGAGTCATGAAATACGCACCCCCCTCAATGGTGTGATGGGTATGGTTGAGCTCGTCATGCACTCACAGCTCACTCCGACTCAACACCACCAGCTATCTTTGGCGCATGGCTCAGCGAAATCTTTGCTCACCATCATTAATGATATTCTCGACTTCTCAAAAATCGAGGCTGGTAAACTAACGATAGAGTTTGTCGAGTTCGATCTTATCGAGATGCTAAGTAGTATGTTGTCAGGGTTTGTAAACGCCGCAGATACCAACAATAACCGACTACATATCGATTTATCTGGTATGAAAATCCAGTCCGCGCAAACGGATCCCAACCGCCTCAAACAAATTCTCAATAACTTGTTAAGCAATGCGATTAAATTCACCCATGATGGTTCGGTGACATTAAGTTGTCATACCGAACAAGCGGGCGATCAAACTTGGCTATGGTGCAGTGTGGAAGATACCGGTATTGGCATTTCAAAGGATAAGCTCAATAAAGTGTTTGATTCATTTACCCAAGCTGATTTATCAACTACTCGGCAATATGGTGGCACAGGGCTTGGTCTCACCATTGCAAAGCAGTTATCGCAATTGCTCGGTGGCGACCTACAAGCATTTAGTAAGGAACACGTTGGCAGCACGTTTTCCTGCAATGTGCTTTTGACAGAAGCTAAGCCTATTACCGTGCATGAGAAATCAGACAATTCAACACTATATATCTTAACCGATACCGACGAAGACTACAGTAAACTACTGAAGCCTTGGCATATTACGTGTTTACACATGCAGCAACTTGATATGCTCATGACACAACTACAACAACCATCCTCACATCTTGCTGTTATTTTGGATGCTAAGTTACTCGATGCTGCGCCGCGTAAGATGCAACAAGCTCTCAAAACCCAGCTAGCACAACAACAAATCGTTCATGTGATTGCCTTTGAACAGCAAAGTCGCGAAACGCTCTCGTTATTCTCCTCTTGTGAGCAGATATACTACCCCATTACACCTCATGCAGCGCTTCAGGTTTTCAACTCTGATTATCAAGATCCAGACAAGCCGAAATACGCCAAAACTGACTCATCAAGCGGCACTAACCCCCTGTTAGAATGCTCAATCTTATTGGTAGAAGACAACCGGATAAACCAAACCGTTGCGATGACGATGTTAGAGCGTCTAGGCGCCAAAGTGGTCTGTCAAGAAAATGGGGAGTTAGCACTTGCACACTTACAATCAACTAGCAAATCTTATGATGTGATTTTAATGGATTGCCAGATGCCAGTGATGGATGGTTATCAAGCAGCACAGCAAATCCGCCAAGGTGTTGCTGGAAAAACCCATCAGCATAGCGTGATCGTAGCGCTAACCGCCAATGCGATGCAAGGAGACAGAGAGAAATGCCTTGATGCAGGTATGGATGACTATCTCACCAAACCCATTGACTTTGAAGCACTAAAAGCCAAACTTCTACAAATAAAACCACAGCAAACAACTCAGACGCCTTCGCCTACAGTCCAACAAAGTTAG
- a CDS encoding YqaA family protein: MIYLSLFGLAFIAATLLPASSELALSGLVAKQQGGLVWLWLAATAGNLLGSCINYYLGWFIVKWRDRRWFPVSQKQYDKACGLFNRYGKFSLLFAWLPIVGDPLTVVAGSLRTSFGWFFVLVALGKGTRYALVIYLALQVAS; encoded by the coding sequence ATGATTTACCTTTCTTTATTTGGGCTTGCTTTTATTGCTGCAACCCTATTACCTGCGTCGTCTGAGCTAGCACTGAGTGGGCTTGTTGCGAAACAACAGGGCGGACTGGTTTGGTTATGGCTGGCCGCTACAGCGGGAAATTTACTTGGTAGCTGTATTAACTATTATCTTGGTTGGTTTATCGTTAAATGGCGGGATAGGCGCTGGTTTCCAGTTTCTCAAAAGCAGTACGATAAGGCTTGTGGGTTGTTTAATCGTTACGGTAAGTTTTCATTGCTATTTGCTTGGCTGCCCATAGTCGGTGATCCTTTAACTGTGGTCGCTGGATCTTTGCGGACCTCTTTTGGGTGGTTTTTTGTGTTAGTCGCGCTCGGTAAAGGTACCCGTTATGCTCTAGTGATCTACCTTGCTCTTCAGGTGGCTTCATAA
- the folM gene encoding dihydromonapterin reductase, whose translation MSPAAAPILITGGAQRIGLALVKHFLAKQQAVILTYRTRHQIIDELESLGAICIKADFDEPEAITQLNNQIRAHTSTLSAIIHNASSWDCEANNPDFSALFDNMMRIHAKVPYLINHALSDLLTANNNVSDVIHITDYVVEKGSPKHIAYAASKAALDNLTRSFAAKFAPKVKVNSIAPSLIIFNQDDSDEYKAKTLKKSIMGIEPGSKEVINSVDMILSSNYMTGRTVQIDGGRHLR comes from the coding sequence ATGAGCCCAGCAGCTGCACCTATTTTAATTACTGGTGGCGCACAGCGCATTGGACTTGCTTTGGTGAAACACTTTCTCGCTAAACAGCAAGCCGTCATACTGACGTATCGCACCAGACACCAAATTATCGATGAACTAGAATCGCTAGGTGCCATTTGTATCAAGGCTGATTTTGACGAGCCAGAAGCAATCACGCAGCTCAACAATCAAATTCGTGCTCATACCAGCACCCTCAGTGCTATCATCCACAATGCATCGAGCTGGGATTGTGAAGCTAACAACCCTGATTTTTCAGCATTATTCGATAATATGATGCGGATCCACGCTAAAGTCCCTTATTTGATCAATCATGCCTTGAGCGATTTATTGACTGCCAACAATAACGTCAGTGATGTGATCCATATTACTGACTATGTAGTAGAAAAAGGCAGTCCAAAACACATTGCCTATGCCGCTAGTAAAGCTGCATTAGATAACTTAACTCGGTCATTTGCCGCTAAGTTTGCACCTAAAGTCAAAGTGAATAGCATCGCACCTTCTCTCATCATCTTTAATCAAGACGATAGTGATGAGTACAAGGCAAAAACTTTGAAAAAGTCTATTATGGGAATTGAGCCTGGTAGCAAAGAAGTTATCAATAGTGTCGATATGATACTCTCTAGCAACTATATGACAGGACGCACGGTACAAATCGACGGTGGCCGCCATTTGAGGTAA
- a CDS encoding DUF2721 domain-containing protein, whose translation MNPEVVSILTMAKVIQTAVAPVFLITGIAATLGVLSNRLARITDRARLLDRKINTTQDEELKMHFSREMRALLKRSRFIHVAFSMSVLSALLVCAVVMLLFMSHLYSMPLGITLSSCFIAAMVLLIGAFVSLLGEIFLATRSMRRGMIFKDIES comes from the coding sequence ATGAATCCAGAAGTCGTTAGCATTCTCACGATGGCCAAAGTTATCCAAACCGCCGTTGCCCCTGTATTTTTAATTACGGGTATTGCTGCGACCTTAGGAGTGCTATCAAACCGTTTAGCACGGATCACAGATAGAGCTCGTTTACTTGACCGAAAGATCAATACCACGCAAGATGAAGAGCTAAAAATGCACTTTAGTCGAGAAATGCGTGCACTGCTAAAACGGTCTCGCTTTATTCACGTTGCATTTAGCATGAGTGTACTCAGTGCGTTGCTTGTATGTGCAGTGGTTATGCTACTGTTCATGTCACACTTGTACAGTATGCCATTAGGCATTACTTTATCGTCTTGTTTTATCGCCGCTATGGTGCTGCTCATTGGCGCATTTGTCTCTTTGCTTGGAGAAATCTTTTTAGCCACCCGCAGTATGCGCAGGGGTATGATATTCAAAGACATAGAGAGCTGA
- the folE gene encoding GTP cyclohydrolase I FolE — protein MQDKLQQSYKTIIEAVGEDADREGLLDTPKRAAKAMEYLTQGYRQTLDEITNNAVFSSDADDMVLVQDIELYSMCEHHLLPFVGRCHIAYIPSGKVLGLSKFARIVDMFARRFQIQEQLTHQIAKAVEEVTGAKGVGVIVEAKHMCMMMRGVEKQNSSMRTSVMLGNFRSDPKTRNEFLQLVKG, from the coding sequence ATGCAAGACAAATTACAACAGAGTTATAAAACGATTATTGAAGCCGTGGGTGAAGATGCAGACCGCGAAGGGTTATTAGACACACCAAAGCGCGCAGCGAAAGCGATGGAATATCTGACTCAGGGTTACCGTCAAACACTGGATGAAATCACCAATAACGCGGTATTCAGCTCGGATGCCGATGATATGGTGCTGGTCCAAGATATAGAATTGTACTCTATGTGTGAGCACCACCTTCTACCTTTCGTTGGTCGTTGCCACATTGCTTATATACCTAGCGGTAAAGTGCTTGGCTTATCTAAATTTGCCCGAATTGTTGATATGTTTGCCCGTCGATTTCAAATCCAAGAACAGCTAACTCATCAAATCGCCAAGGCCGTTGAGGAAGTCACTGGCGCAAAAGGCGTTGGCGTGATCGTTGAAGCCAAACATATGTGTATGATGATGCGTGGAGTTGAAAAACAAAACTCTAGCATGCGAACGTCAGTCATGCTTGGTAACTTTAGAAGCGACCCCAAAACCCGCAACGAGTTTTTACAGTTAGTGAAAGGATAA
- the nadE gene encoding ammonia-dependent NAD(+) synthetase, with amino-acid sequence MREAIMAEMKVQPIIDPEFEVKRRVSFLKARLQASGCFTLVLGISGGVDSSTCGRLCQLAIDELNAEHDTGAYKFIAMRLPYGVQADEDEAQLALEFIQPSQRLTVNIKPAADAMHEQALAAMAGGSISLPSQASVDFIKGNVKARQRMVAQYEIAGLTRGLVVGTDHSAENITGFYTKFGDGACDLAPLFGLSKRQVRALAAFLGAPAGLVHKVPTADLECDRPGLSDEEALGLSYDNIDDFLEGKPVSSEVSDKLIAIYQRTQHKRQPIPTVYDEQ; translated from the coding sequence ATGCGTGAAGCAATCATGGCCGAAATGAAAGTTCAGCCAATTATTGACCCGGAATTTGAAGTCAAACGACGTGTCTCATTTTTAAAAGCACGATTACAAGCCTCTGGCTGCTTCACTCTTGTGCTTGGCATCAGCGGAGGCGTTGATTCGTCAACCTGTGGACGCCTATGCCAGCTAGCTATCGATGAACTCAATGCTGAGCATGATACTGGGGCTTATAAATTTATTGCTATGCGCTTGCCGTATGGTGTTCAAGCTGATGAAGATGAAGCTCAACTAGCACTTGAGTTTATCCAACCTAGTCAGCGCTTAACAGTCAATATCAAACCTGCAGCTGATGCCATGCACGAGCAGGCGCTCGCTGCTATGGCGGGTGGAAGCATATCACTGCCTTCACAAGCCAGCGTGGATTTTATTAAAGGAAATGTAAAAGCACGCCAGCGCATGGTTGCGCAGTATGAAATCGCTGGCCTGACTCGTGGTTTAGTGGTCGGCACCGATCATAGCGCTGAAAACATCACCGGCTTTTACACCAAGTTTGGTGACGGCGCCTGCGACTTAGCGCCCTTATTTGGCTTGTCAAAGCGCCAAGTTCGCGCACTAGCTGCTTTTCTCGGAGCGCCTGCTGGATTAGTACATAAAGTGCCAACAGCCGATCTTGAGTGCGACCGCCCAGGCCTTTCTGACGAAGAAGCGCTGGGACTAAGCTATGACAATATTGATGACTTTCTTGAAGGTAAGCCCGTTAGTAGCGAAGTGAGCGACAAACTTATTGCCATCTATCAGCGTACACAACACAAGCGTCAACCAATTCCTACGGTATACGACGAACAATAG
- a CDS encoding TlpA family protein disulfide reductase produces the protein MKTTIKMLLLSTVLTSGLSGCKASNEALPQAADDYQTYIHTGDIFKHLQFTDIKNQTIRFDTKHKKLVILFATWCSDSQRLLSELKQSELLTQADLTIVAIGREENNTTLEQFNEAMQLPIHLVADPNRDIYNTYANKGIPRVILLDEHNQVMQTLIGEQPNTLSKLNWN, from the coding sequence ATGAAAACAACAATAAAAATGTTACTACTCAGTACTGTACTCACTTCCGGATTAAGTGGCTGTAAAGCCTCAAACGAGGCGCTACCACAAGCAGCTGATGACTATCAGACCTACATCCATACCGGTGACATCTTCAAGCACTTGCAATTTACGGATATAAAAAACCAAACCATTCGGTTCGATACTAAACACAAAAAACTCGTAATTTTATTCGCGACGTGGTGCTCTGATTCGCAGCGTCTATTGAGCGAACTAAAACAATCGGAACTACTCACCCAAGCAGATTTAACCATCGTTGCCATCGGCCGAGAAGAAAATAACACTACGCTTGAGCAATTCAACGAAGCCATGCAATTGCCCATACATCTTGTTGCCGATCCCAATCGAGATATTTACAACACGTATGCCAACAAAGGCATTCCAAGAGTCATCTTGCTTGATGAGCATAACCAAGTGATGCAAACCCTCATCGGTGAGCAACCCAACACTTTATCAAAACTAAACTGGAATTAA
- a CDS encoding YceH family protein, which produces MQLDTQEQRVLGSLIEKQVTTPEQYPMSLNGLTNACNQKSNREPVMELSQNDVLDTLTRLQEKRLITCDEALSGRVDKYSQRFCNSDFGHLKVNAKQKAIICLLLLRGPQTPGELRTRSNRLAEFSSVQDVESTLSAMQEHDYVVKLAREPGKRESRYQHLFGDQVVEPAATSAESLAGTQNDSEIESLIAEIEQLKQELATIKAHLGL; this is translated from the coding sequence ATGCAATTAGATACTCAAGAGCAACGTGTGCTGGGTAGCTTAATCGAAAAGCAAGTCACCACCCCAGAACAATATCCAATGTCACTCAACGGCCTTACCAATGCGTGCAATCAAAAATCGAATCGCGAGCCGGTGATGGAACTCTCTCAAAATGACGTACTAGACACACTGACCCGCCTACAAGAAAAACGCTTAATTACCTGTGACGAGGCACTGTCAGGTCGCGTCGACAAGTATAGTCAGCGTTTTTGTAACAGTGATTTTGGTCACCTTAAAGTCAACGCAAAACAAAAAGCGATTATCTGTTTATTGTTATTGCGTGGCCCACAAACCCCCGGTGAACTGCGCACCCGCAGCAACCGTCTCGCAGAATTTAGTTCCGTACAAGATGTTGAATCAACATTAAGTGCGATGCAAGAACATGATTATGTGGTTAAGCTCGCCAGAGAGCCTGGAAAACGAGAAAGTCGATATCAACATTTGTTTGGCGATCAAGTAGTTGAACCTGCAGCCACCTCAGCAGAATCTTTAGCAGGCACACAAAATGACAGTGAAATCGAAAGCTTGATTGCAGAAATTGAACAATTAAAGCAAGAACTCGCCACCATCAAAGCACATTTAGGGCTTTAA
- a CDS encoding PA3496 family putative envelope integrity protein codes for MGKTFSYDALDDDFADDEFEKLGRNQHDKQKRKVKRKLDDYLEQKRLRRNLGDDDFDYIDD; via the coding sequence GTGGGTAAGACATTCTCTTACGATGCGCTTGATGATGATTTTGCAGACGATGAATTTGAAAAGTTGGGTCGTAACCAACATGACAAGCAAAAGCGTAAAGTCAAAAGAAAGCTAGACGACTACTTAGAGCAAAAACGCCTACGTAGAAATCTAGGCGATGATGATTTCGACTATATTGATGATTGA
- a CDS encoding DUF2884 family protein, with the protein MNKILLLTAATMMTATVAAHEKNNITFSGDNCEVEFQNDVRITPDNLVITTAKNKTAEINNLGELTLNGERIALDTQQKTMLTQYGDELRGRLPQVADIAFEGIKLAGVALNEVAQTFNLTSLDSIHAVIDDLETEVQNTFYQQGAFVMGKQTFDEFGQNFDSQFEEKIETAVQGAMMQSIGSLLVAIGNEMSDANGDISSFEQRMENFATQIETKVEQQAESIEKKADALCGDFEQIAKNEAIVAKSIPAMSEYQLFKFK; encoded by the coding sequence ATGAATAAAATTTTACTACTAACAGCAGCAACGATGATGACAGCCACTGTCGCTGCACACGAAAAAAATAACATCACGTTTAGCGGTGACAATTGTGAAGTAGAATTTCAAAATGACGTTAGGATCACGCCTGATAACTTGGTGATCACAACAGCCAAAAACAAAACAGCTGAGATCAACAACCTTGGCGAACTGACACTCAATGGCGAGCGCATTGCACTCGATACGCAGCAAAAAACGATGCTCACGCAATATGGTGATGAACTAAGAGGCCGCCTACCACAAGTGGCTGATATTGCTTTTGAAGGCATAAAATTAGCGGGCGTTGCCCTTAATGAAGTAGCGCAAACCTTTAATTTAACCAGTTTAGATAGTATTCATGCAGTGATCGATGACCTCGAAACGGAAGTGCAAAATACGTTTTATCAGCAAGGTGCATTCGTGATGGGCAAGCAGACCTTTGATGAGTTTGGCCAAAACTTCGATAGTCAGTTTGAAGAAAAAATCGAAACGGCAGTACAGGGAGCCATGATGCAATCGATAGGTAGCTTATTGGTTGCAATTGGCAACGAAATGTCGGATGCAAACGGTGATATAAGCAGCTTTGAACAACGGATGGAAAACTTCGCAACGCAAATTGAAACTAAGGTCGAACAACAAGCAGAATCTATTGAGAAAAAAGCAGATGCACTGTGTGGCGACTTTGAACAAATAGCGAAAAACGAGGCCATTGTCGCAAAGTCTATCCCTGCCATGTCAGAGTACCAACTGTTTAAATTTAAATAA
- a CDS encoding c-type cytochrome, whose product MKKLLTVTLFSCLAATAQANTMFESAEDAIEYRKASFQLIRFQIGNMGDMLKGKVPFDAEVFKQRAHNAAQLSQMPWEAFIDGSDKGNTDALPAVWSNRAEFDGKAKQFAEYAQALAVAADSGDKKLIASAFKDWAKGCKDCHKSFKD is encoded by the coding sequence ATGAAGAAACTACTTACCGTCACACTATTTAGCTGCCTTGCCGCGACAGCGCAAGCTAACACCATGTTTGAATCAGCTGAAGATGCGATTGAATATCGCAAAGCATCTTTTCAATTGATCCGTTTCCAGATTGGTAATATGGGCGACATGCTAAAAGGCAAAGTGCCATTTGATGCTGAAGTATTTAAACAACGTGCTCACAATGCTGCGCAATTATCGCAAATGCCTTGGGAAGCATTCATTGACGGTTCTGACAAAGGCAACACTGATGCTCTACCAGCCGTTTGGTCAAACAGAGCTGAGTTCGATGGCAAAGCCAAGCAATTTGCCGAGTATGCTCAAGCACTGGCTGTTGCAGCTGACTCTGGCGACAAAAAGCTGATTGCTTCTGCATTTAAAGATTGGGCAAAAGGCTGTAAAGACTGCCATAAATCTTTTAAAGATTAA